In Ailuropoda melanoleuca isolate Jingjing chromosome 7, ASM200744v2, whole genome shotgun sequence, one genomic interval encodes:
- the C7H9orf152 gene encoding uncharacterized protein C9orf152 homolog, which produces MKGLPCPALPHFWQLGSCFMAEGSGTQAPGKEPPLSIQVLRAQYEGLRRQQRAQAHLVVLPKGAYMPAPAEPILSAVWINKDRRHSLLLEEAEPEAEGMLEEADRDCLQAPASPWHRHLEMYRCVQTFHQETNLPVKHKDKLMGSEQRLPQEGDPGLFENDQMTPQGTTILQTARRECPVGNAQTKAVGSGLNMDIRRPPSKKNPHGSGKPAYYPFPQRKTPRISQTARNLGLYGPA; this is translated from the exons ATGAAGGGgttgccctgccctgccctgccccattTCTGGCAGCTGGGCTCTTGCTTCATGGCTGAGGGCTCAGGGACTCAGGCCCCGGGGAAAGAGCCCCCGCTCAGCATCCAGGTCCTTCGAGCCCAGTACGAAGGCTTGCGAAGGCAGCAGAGGGCACAGGCCCACCTGGTGGTGCTCCCCAAAG GAGCCTACATGCCTGCTCCTGCTGAGCCCATACTCAGTGCGGTTTGGATTAACAAGGACAGAAGGCATTCGCTGTtgctggaggaggcagagccGGAGGCAGAGGGGATGCTGGAGGAGGCTGACAGAGACTGTCTCCAGGCCCCTGCGTCTCCATGGCACAGGCACCTGGAGATGTACCGCTGCGTCCAAACCTTCCACCAGGAAACCAATCTGCCAGTAAAACACAAGGACAAGCTCATGGGGTCTGAGCAAAGGCTCCCTCAGGAAGGAGACCCAGGCTTGTTTGAAAATGATCAGATGACTCCGCAAGGGACTACCATCCTACAAACAGCCCGGCGTGAATGTCCAGTGGGCAATGCCCAAACAAAGGCAGTGGGATCTGGCTTAAATATGGACATTCGGCGCCCTCCTTCCAAAAAGAACCCACACGGGTCTGGAAAACCAGCCTACTATCCATTTCCCCAGAGGAAAACTCCCAGGATCTCTCAAACTGCCAGGAACCTGGGCTTGTATGGCCCAGCCTGA